A single window of uncultured Methanospirillum sp. DNA harbors:
- a CDS encoding MarR family transcriptional regulator, protein MKPLSEGGILISQVHQLAGRVFARKLRDHGLEAINPAQGRILFALWKGDGIAIRDLASRTKLQKSTLTSMLDRLEQDGLITRNPSEKDRRVILISLARDHEIIRDLFLQVSHEMIEEFYAGFSPGEIDDFEENLRRIIRNLQNGDGSEDPGLA, encoded by the coding sequence ATGAAACCCCTCTCCGAAGGGGGAATCCTGATCTCCCAGGTTCATCAACTTGCCGGACGAGTGTTTGCCCGCAAACTCCGCGATCATGGGCTTGAGGCGATCAACCCTGCACAGGGAAGGATCCTGTTTGCACTCTGGAAAGGTGACGGTATCGCGATCAGGGACCTTGCCAGCAGGACCAAACTTCAGAAATCAACGCTGACCAGTATGCTTGACCGGCTGGAACAAGATGGGCTTATTACCAGGAATCCTTCTGAAAAAGATCGGCGGGTCATTCTTATCTCCCTGGCACGGGATCATGAGATCATCAGGGATCTCTTCTTGCAGGTGTCGCATGAGATGATCGAAGAGTTCTACGCTGGTTTTTCACCAGGTGAGATCGATGATTTCGAGGAGAACCTCAGACGAATCATCAGAAATCTTCAGAATGGGGATGGCAGTGAAGATCCTGGTCTGGCCTGA